A stretch of Pseudomonas sp. 7SR1 DNA encodes these proteins:
- a CDS encoding prohibitin family protein — protein sequence MTRKTMGSLAAAVIGVVLLSVFFGSWYTVDETERGVLLRNGALVGVVEPGLSFKTPFIESVRLISVQSQVTSYDDLQAYSKDQQSAQLKVSVSWHIAPSDVAKVYTQFKDLEGIRDRMISRQVPTQVENVFGKFNAVAAVQNRVQLVNDISAAIKSTITGPVIIDSVQVENIDFSDAYEKAIEARMAAEVQVKTREQQLATEQVQAQIRVTQAQAEADSQVAQAKADALATELRGKAEAEAIKARAQALASNQNLVELTKAERWNGVLPTTVLPNGALPFIDTRADNR from the coding sequence ATGACCAGAAAAACCATGGGCTCCCTCGCTGCCGCCGTCATCGGCGTCGTCCTGCTGAGCGTCTTCTTCGGCAGTTGGTACACGGTCGACGAAACCGAACGCGGCGTGCTGCTGCGTAACGGTGCGCTGGTGGGCGTGGTGGAACCCGGGCTGTCCTTCAAGACCCCCTTCATCGAATCCGTGCGTCTGATCAGCGTTCAAAGCCAGGTCACTTCGTACGACGATCTCCAGGCATACAGCAAGGACCAGCAGTCCGCACAGCTCAAGGTATCGGTGTCCTGGCACATCGCGCCGTCCGATGTGGCCAAGGTCTACACCCAGTTCAAGGATCTCGAAGGCATCCGGGACCGGATGATCAGCCGGCAGGTGCCCACTCAGGTGGAGAACGTCTTCGGCAAGTTCAACGCCGTGGCCGCCGTGCAGAATCGCGTCCAGCTGGTCAATGACATCTCGGCCGCCATCAAGTCGACCATCACCGGGCCTGTGATCATCGACAGTGTCCAGGTGGAAAACATCGATTTCAGCGACGCCTATGAGAAGGCCATCGAAGCGCGCATGGCGGCGGAAGTCCAGGTCAAGACCCGTGAGCAGCAACTGGCCACCGAGCAGGTCCAGGCCCAGATCCGCGTCACCCAGGCCCAGGCCGAAGCCGACTCGCAGGTCGCCCAGGCCAAGGCGGACGCGTTGGCCACCGAACTTCGCGGCAAGGCTGAAGCCGAGGCCATCAAGGCGCGGGCACAGGCCCTGGCCAGCAACCAGAACCTGGTGGAGCTGACCAAGGCCGAGCGCTGGAATGGCGTGCTGCCGACCACCGTGCTGCCGAACGGTGCCCTGCCTTTCATCGATACTCGGGCCGACAACCGCTGA